One Paucidesulfovibrio longus DSM 6739 genomic window carries:
- a CDS encoding MarR family winged helix-turn-helix transcriptional regulator: protein MIPEKLPACCGRECIEWGKREGSNLLGLTIYEISREWRALLDQRLRPLGLSNSRWMALKSVQFFGGQASQKEIAESMGVEGPTLVRALDQLEKDGWVRRRVSDQDRRVKLVSLLPKADRLLESITRICFEVEKEVLGGFEEKELALCHGILLRMRSRIYGLNGKEE, encoded by the coding sequence ATGATCCCGGAAAAGCTGCCGGCCTGCTGCGGACGGGAGTGCATCGAATGGGGCAAGCGCGAGGGCTCGAACCTCCTCGGCCTGACCATCTACGAAATCTCCCGCGAGTGGCGCGCCCTGCTCGACCAGCGCCTGCGCCCCCTGGGGCTGAGCAACAGCCGCTGGATGGCCCTGAAGTCCGTGCAGTTCTTCGGAGGCCAGGCTTCCCAGAAGGAAATCGCCGAGAGCATGGGCGTGGAAGGACCGACACTGGTCCGGGCGCTGGATCAGCTTGAGAAGGACGGCTGGGTGCGCCGCCGGGTTTCCGACCAGGACCGCCGCGTCAAGCTCGTCAGCCTGCTGCCCAAGGCCGACAGACTCCTGGAGAGCATTACCCGAATCTGCTTCGAGGTGGAAAAGGAAGTGCTGGGAGGATTCGAGGAAAAGGAACTCGCGCTGTGCCATGGCATTCTTCTCCGGATGCGATCACGCATCTACGGGCTGAACGGCAAGGAAGAATAA